From a single Rosa rugosa chromosome 7, drRosRugo1.1, whole genome shotgun sequence genomic region:
- the LOC133722417 gene encoding GLABROUS1 enhancer-binding protein-like, with protein sequence MAPKRPSNAMNNPQSSEEEEEDEEPSSSEYKTASESDSETESDSGSVGETGVANAKPIASKHVEKVTPPPKATKPPASQAAAKPGTKRPGGESELIKESKKAKKKKKGNDEEDLKKTKKRKGNDEEDLKKAKRKGIDKEDDGVEEELEKPKQLFQRVWSEEDEIVLLKGMNEYTMEKRLDPSADVNAFLNFIKDKLKLNVSKSQLQDKIRRMKKKFENIVNNKYKPTNPHEWTAFELSKNVWGDGEDLAGKVEQLKSSGNDQNMLRDVLGFDNGFKELLLSETIVNQGLEWIGESNCAELLKDRWNKLHVAELELFVMKAELMRDQAKLILEALKSSNH encoded by the coding sequence ATGGCACCTAAGCGCCCCTCCAATGCAATGAACAATCCCCAGtcgtcggaggaggaggaggaggacgaggaaCCGTCGTCGTCGGAATATAAAACAGCCTCTGAATCCGACTCCGAAACTGAGTCCGACTCCGGCTCCGTCGGGGAGACAGGAGTGGCCAATGCCAAGCCTATTGCTTCCAAGCACGTGGAGAAGGTTACGCCGCCGCCCAAGGCCACCAAGCCCCCCGCTAGTCAGGCGGCAGCGAAACCCGGTACCAAGCGGCCCGGCGGCGAGAGTGAGTTGATTAAGGAGTCCAAGAaggctaagaagaagaagaagggaaatGATGAAGAGGACTTGAAGAAGACCAAGAAGAGGAAGGGAAATGATGAAGAGGATTTGAAGAAGGCCAAGAGGAAGGGGATTGATAAAGAGGACGATGGTGTAGAAGAGGAGTTGGAGAAACCCAAACAGCTGTTCCAGAGGGTTTGGAGCGAGGAAGATGAGATCGTTTTGCTTAAAGGCATGAATGAGTACACTATGGAGAAAAGGTTGGACCCTAGTGCAGATGTGAATGCATTTCTTAACTTCATCAAAGACAAGTTGAAGTTGAATGTTAGCAAGAGCCAGTTACAGGACAAAATTCGCagaatgaagaagaagtttgagAACATTGTGAACAACAAGTACAAACCGACCAATCCTCATGAATGGACGGCTTTCGAGTTGTCGAAGAATGTGTGGGGAGATGGTGAAGATCTAGCTGGGAAGGTGGAACAGCTCAAGTCTAGCGGGAATGATCAGAATATGTTGAGGGACGTTCTTGGGTTTGATAACGGTTTCAAAGAGCTTCTGTTGTCGGAAACTATTGTGAACCAAGGTCTGGAGTGGATTGGGGAATCAAACTGTGCTGAGCTGCTAAAGGATAGGTGGAACAAACTGCATGTTGCTGAATTGGAGCTTTTTGTTATGAAGGCTGAGCTTATGAGAGATCAGGCCAAGTTGATATTGGAGGCCCTTAAGTCATCAAATCATTAG